TCTACCTGGTTATTATTTCTTTGCCTTAGCGAAATATCAACTGAAGAAGCTCTATTTATCATTAACTAACAGCGCTCTTCAGCCTAAATGTAAAATCTTATTTCATCTTTCTGTATAATAACATACTAAAgaaaagctttatttttcttttcatttttttattgctaAACACTGCTTATTGAGAtcaattttataaaaatgtattgctGTAATTAAATAGACATTATTTAATTTGAAAAACAATTTGTAATTAGTAATTTATGTATAATGCTAAAATAGAGTGGTTTTAAAATACAGTGCAATAgagataacaacaacaacaataataataataataataataataataataataataataataataataataataataataataataataatcattgttaaatatttgttaaatattcaGTTTAATTATAATCTACGAGCTAATTTGGTGTAACTGAATGAATTCCCGGTGTATTCCTGATCTTGTAGCCCGACTTTTCTTTCTGAAGCCGCAACATCAGCATCGCGAAATGCAGTTTTAAAAACCCAAACTAAACCACGTGGCGTTGACTtcttattaattttattctatAAATCATCAACTGAAAGATACACAGTGGCGTATGATTAGCGTGAATGGAGATCTGGTTATTCATTGTCAAAAGGCATAAAGCCGCTTCTCCCTCAGCTGtaagttactgtgtgtgtaagtgtgtgtggagacacaCTCCAGATCAAACAGGCCAGAAAGATTTGTTATAATCTCTCTCTTCCTATTGCTAATCCTTCATTTAGTCTGGATTTATAAAGGTAAGTCTTCACTCGGTTTGTATTTGTTCCACTCACTCCTGCTCGCTGCTGTTTAATCCATGTgttgcttttcttcttctttttttgtcataCTGAATGTTCGGCTGCTTCTATGTACgtaattttaattaatgaataaattgtaaatatatctatttatatatatatatatatatatatatatatatatatatatatatatatatatatatatatatatttgcgaCAAAACGGATAGTGATTTCAGTGCGCAGTTCAGTGTGATATTTTCCATCGTTGCCGTTTTGCCTTTTGTTCTGTCAAATAAACTTCCTCCGAGTTGTTCAGATAGCTAACATGCTGGGCAGTAGACCTAATTCACCATTTTGTTAATGTCCAAGCTATTTCTCTTTACATTTCCTGAACATTTTGGTCAACTAGATCactaaacaataacaataacttaTTTTCAGCATGTGTTACAGGAGGCGGCAGAACATGCTTAGTAGCACTCGAAAAATcgtgtttaaaatattattattagtttattagtaATATAACGTGATTAACATTTCTAATTGTTATTGTTGATGTTTAAATGTCTTTCGAATTTACAGCCTTTGCTCTGCTTAAGAGGcgatttagttatttttttcttttacacatttgtATTCGGGTCAGATGAAAATttagcaaatattttattttaataatacatacaactgactaacacacacacacacacacacacacacacacatatatatatgtgtgtgtgtgtgtgtgtgtaaataaataaaaaaaactttcgtattactgtgtgtatatatatatatatatatatatatatatatatatatatatatatatatatatatatatatatatatatatgttataaaaataataattttaataaaaaaaggatacTTAGCCATAGACGGAGAAATtttcactgattattttatgtatttatttttttaatattattaataaacgtCCTTCTGTAATGAAATCCTATCAGGGTGAATAGTGTTTATCCAATTAAATCTGTAGGCCTAACCTTTGGAAGTATTTACAGCCCACTGAAAGCGATGATTAACGATCGTTTATTAGGGTGATTAACAATCAAGTGTGAGCTCTTACACCACTTTAAACCTGGAAACTGACAAAGGTgtcacagagacagagggagagaaggaacGGCACAGTGTTCACGTAGTCACTTAAGAACCACGCGTTCTCACGTTTATTCCGTGTGTTCAGAACTTTTATACATAACTTTTtaactctttatttctcttattaATCACCTGTATGACATTTTATCGGTCCTAAATTCTGGCAAAATACTGATGTCAATATGAAGTCgcaaatgtacatgttttcatactgaaaaaaaaagtatgtaaaaataaaacacttgtcTTTGTGCCTGCGCGCGCAGTGAGGATCCATGGCGAGCCGCGCGCATGATCAAGGCCTACATGCAGCAGCACAACATTCCTCAGCGCGAGGTGGTGGACGTTACCGGCCTCAACCAATCACACCTCTCTCAGCACCTGAACAAGGGCACGCCCATGAAGACGCAGAAGCGCGCGGCTCTGTACACCTGGTACGTCAGGAAGCAGCGTGAGATTTTACGACGTAAGTTCACTATTCTATATAATTTACATTTCCtctgatatttttcttttttgtccatAATGTCATTTCCACCCTTTAAAGCCCTATGGCTTGATCACATGGTATTTAAATTTGAATAGGTTTCACTGGCCACATATCTGTGTAACCTGGCACTCATTAATAAAGGAACATGTTCACTAAAACCACTCTTTCTTTTTACAGAATTCAACCAAGCACCACAAGGGTCTGGCAGTAGCATGACAGACAAAGGCAGTCAGGATCAGGTGCTCCTTCTTTTCCCAGAGTTCAGTCAGCCTGGACCAGGAATGGGGCAGCCTGGAGATGATGTTGCCACCGAACCTGCTCTCAAGAAACTCAGACGTAACCGCTTCAAGTGGGGGCCTGCGTCCCAGCAGATCCTCTACCAGGCCTATGAACGTCAGAAGAACCCAAGTAAAGAAGAGCGGGAGGCTCTGGTAGAAGAATGCAATCGGTAATGCTGCATGTATcatatgttattatttattaattattacaatacGCAATATCAAAGTTTCTAGCATTTCTATACACTTTGTAATCTTACATAATCGACAAATAATTGCATTGCTGAAATATGTTTGTCCCCATTTAGGGCAGAGTGTCTCCAGAGAGGTGTGTCACCATCGAAAGCCCAAGGGCTTGGTACCAATTTAGTCACAGAGGTGCGTGTTTACAACTGGTTTGCCAATCGGCGCAAAGAGGAAGCCTTCAGGCAGAAGCTGGCTATGGATGCTTATGGAGGGCAAAGCATCAACACcctgctcacacacagctctccaCATCATTCTCAGGCCAGCACCTCTCCACCCAGCAAGATGCAAGGTAACCATATTTCAGCAACCTCTCACCTCCAAGTTaactcatttatttctttaaagctgcttgcAGCCTCAGTAGTGAATCTAGGTCAGGTTACCGAGGCAAGGCTGTTATCAGGGCTGTAGTGTTTGATAGCAATGTAGGCGGAAAACAACGCCACTGGATTCAACTCCAGGTCTGtgggaaaggaaaaaagagtTGAAAAAATGAGATGTGCAGAAGGTTGAAAAGATTTCCAATTAATTCGAGAGCACTGTGTGAATGGCAATTTTATTCACAACTTTGGAAATTATGTTAATGGAATCCACATGTACCTGGGATCAGTACCAGGGTCACTCTCAGGTCAAAACGAGCAGGAAAACAAAATGGCAGCATTACTGTTATCCCTGTAAGGTTGTCATTTTACGGCTGGCCTGTCTTTCGATCTATCTAATAAAGAACATACCCAGTTAGATACGTTGACCTAGCTTGAAATAACACggcactaaaataaaaaaagactctTTGTGTTGAAAGATCAGAAGAAGAGAGTGCTTGGTTTGCTTGAACATACTTTTTAATCTTGTGGATACATGTTGGCTGTGAGGggcttgtttgtttgcttatggATTTTCCCTCCTGCACACCTGGCCAGTCAATGACCCCAGGTTGCAAGGAGAGGCAGGGTCACAGGCTGGTGTGTTAGGGTTGAAAGGGGCAGAAGCTAAGGGGTAGGGGTGTTGGTTTCAGAAAAGGAAGACTCTGCTTTACTAAGCTCTTCCTTAACTGGGGGTTAGGGTGCTTACAAGGCATCCTGCCAGCAGCATCAGATGTTTTTCAGTGTAGAAGCCTGACCCAACAAGAATGGCTCAGCAGGTTGCCCTCATCATGTTGCTAAGACACAGTCTGTATTATGCATGCTTAATTGACAATTAAAATCCTCAGCTACTACATCTCCTAGACCTTTGATAAGGGGCTCCCCTGTCCCCTGCTCTCTTTACTCTCTCCTAGCAGGAAGCCCCATTGTCCATGGTGTATTAGAAGTGACTGTAACCTAGGTTCATTTATCTCTGTTGGGGTAGGGGAGGGGATGTCAGAGCCCTCCCCCCATCTTTATGAACTAGAGTATAGTGGTTGAAGCTGGGACGGGAGCAGAGCAGCAGGAGCTGTCCGCTAGTATTGGGTCTTTTTTTTGACCAGACAGGACTGATCACCCCTTCTGCTGTGGCTAAAGTTGGCTGTGGGTGaagccccctttttttttttttaccctttttCTTAAATCACATCAAGCCTAGGTCAGAAGGAAAAGGTCACTGAAGGGTCATTTCTTGTATTCCAGTTTTATTGACCTTGTATTGATCTTATCATGCAATTGATAAGAGTTAGGagctgtgtgtttgagattttgGCTGTTTTATTACCTCTGTTTTGGACCCCAATGGAATgcacatacatttatatactTCTGTACTCTGAATGGATCTACCATAAGCAGCAATTTTTAATTGCCCCATGAAATAATTTGAACTCTTATCATGCCTTCAAATCATCACAATTCAACAATTCTTAATGAAAGAATTCCTCTCACCCGGTGGGCTAGAGTTTAGAACATTGTACTTTATGGTGCAGTGTCCTTCTGGATGAcctttgcacaggactcatggGTTCAGCTGTCCCCACACTTACTGTGAAACCCACAGCCAGGCTGAAAGGACATGTACGTCCTGCAGAGACCCAGGAGGTCTCTCATATGCAGCAGTATTCTAAAGACTATTGCCTGGGGTTGGGCACCAGGGCTTTGATATTACATGGGTCCCAGGGAGAACTGAAGCTTTTTAGTTCTCACTCCCACTCCCCGCTACCACTCCCCTTCTGCACTTACTACCCTCAAGATTCTAGATATTTTTACTCACTCTGGCTTTAGAATTGTCCACTGAAACAGTGTATTAAAAGGTTTGTAATGTGTACTGTGAACTGGAATAGTTACACTCTCTTATGGCATGTGATGCTTTTGTCCTGCACTGCTCCTGCCCCGTCTTGTCGAGGACCATATTTTGCTTCCTTGTTGCCCCAGAAACAGAACTCTCCTGCTGGTCAGACCGAATCAGACAGACAAACCAGGCTGGCCAAAagagactgagggagagagaggagagtagTCCCTGCATCCTAGGTGAATAGCAGACAAAGTCAGACAATGCCTCTAGTGAATAGCCCCATCCTCCCCTTGACACTTTTACAAGGTATAGGCCTATAAAATAAAGTCTGTTTATGGTGGTTGGTCCATTGTGTGGTCAGGGGTCCATGGGCCCGATGTAGTGCTTTATTGTCCACTGTCCGTGTTTACAAGATGCTCTAGAGCTGTGAGAGAGTTGGATGCATGCTGAAGTGGACAGACCCAGGTTTGTGGCCTTCTGTGGAGAGACTCTCGTCTGATGTCTAGCTAATGAACCACATGATGGATGTAATGTGGTCATTGCTgctttggtaaaaaaaaaaagttgtttgaTGTATGTGCTTCATACCTTTAGACATATGAAAATTGTGTAGTATATGGTGCCTTTGGTAATGTGTGTCAGATTGAAACTGGAGCTTAAATGAGGTACTGCCTGCATGTCAACAGAAGTATCTGGCACTGGCATTGATTTTGTAATGTTTGCTTGGTCAGTATCAGAGGAGGCTGGGATTTCCAAACACCCACTGGACAAGAGATGACTGAAATCCCCGTAGAATAGACTCACAGGATTTGACATGAGACTCAAAATGCAAAGCGAACTATCCAATTAAAAATCTTAAATTGTGAATTTGAAAATGAAATATCTTTTTACTCAAATTCAGATCAGAAACGTAATGGTGCTTTGGGACACACACGCTTCCATGAATGTGTGGTGTTATGAGCGACAGGCTATGTGTACACTGGCCTTGACTCTGTTGGGCATGTATCTGCAGTGGAGTTTGTTTGCTCTGCTTTAACCTGTCTGGGGCCAGAAGGCAGACATAAGCGTCTCAGGCAACTTGTGGCTAATGTGAAAACACATGGAGAGGAGGAAATTTCTACCCTATATGTAGACTTGTGTGATACACATCCACTAAGACATACTTCAAaaactaactctctctctctctctctctctctctttctctctttttaccTCAGCTATAAGGTACAATCAGGGTCCCAGTGATGTCAGCTCCTCCAGCACTATCAATCACCACAGCATGACGAGCAGCCAGTCTGTACTGCAGCAGGTCTCTCCCGGAGCACTGGACCCCAGCCATGGCCTGCTGTCACCTGACGCCAAGATGGTGAGCACACCTGGCCACTCCTGCCTTAGATAAGATAAGCCAAGGCCTACATTTGATAGAATAACGCAGAACAGAGCCCCCGATAGCCACTGCTATTGACTGCTATGTAGCCCAACAAACACTTCATTGTTCTTTCAGTTGAAGCTCCAGTAGACAGTAAGGTTTAGTCCACAGTATGCCACAGCAGCTATGGTGTCACTATGAGCAGGGCATGACCATGGCTATGCCAATAAACCTGACAAAGAATCATTCTGCTGTTATTGATTATATGCCATGGAGGAAGAAGTAACGGGTGGAGCTCTGCTTACTCTGGAAAGTGGACTGACAGCAGCGCTCGATTAAGCTGGGGTGCTCCAGGAGGAGAACATCTGACCCTCCCCTGCTCTATCCAAATATTGAATTTTCAACTAGACAAATCTCAATCACCTTCAATGTTCCAAACCTCTTTTTATATATTAGAGATACTGACTTGTTTAATGTGTCAGTGAGTAGAACGTGAACATCAACATGGAGGATAATTGTAACTTATCTTTGCCCTCAGACAGTCTGAGCAAAGCCTCCTCTAATACCCAGTCACTTCAATCCATGACTTTCTTGTTTTAAAATTGCACTGCAGGACCTTTGAACCTTCTTAGCCTGATTTAAGATCTAGCAAGAGTTTGGTACTTGCCCTAAAATGAAGTTTTTGCCTAATGGTTAGGCAGTTAGACAGCCTCTGACTGCATATCTGTGCTTTTCTCTTTGTAGATCTCAGTATCAGGTGGAGGTCTTCCACCAGTTAGCACCTTGACCAACATCCACAGCTCCCACCATGCTCACCAGCAAACACAGAACCTCATCATGCCCATCTCTGGAGTCATGGCCATTGCACAGGGTGGGTACCTCCAATCTTGAGCACATGATGGTCTGAGcatttttgtctttcttctGCAATTAGAAACCAGCATTGGAAACGGTAGCATTATAAACATCGTGTAACTTTATGTTTAGGTCTGAGCACATCGCAGGCACAGACGGTGCCAGTGATCAACAGTGTGGCAGGAAGCCTGGCCACCCTGCAGCCTGTGCAGTTCTCACAGCAGCTGCATAGCTCTCACCAACAGAGCCTCATGCAACAGTCTCACAGCCACATGAGCCAACAGCCCTTCATGgccacagttacacactcacatagtAAGTGTGCTGTCTTCTCTGCTGCTTAAATAAAGTACAACATTTCCTAGCAAAATGTTTGCATACCTATTATTTTCTTAATTGCTTAAATACTCAGCTATTTAAAAATATCTGCTAGCACACATCAGGACTTGTTAGTctctattatttcattttattaacacTAATATGCACCAAACCTAGATTTATCACTGAAGGACATGCTTCTGATAAATACACACAATGAGATTTTACTTTTCAATACCTCTAGAGATAATAGTCGAGGCTAGTTAAACCATTGTGACATCTTCATTCTGTTTTAACTGCTAAAAGTATCTCCCATTGCCTGAAGGTCAATTTGGTCCCCATATGAAAACattatatttagaaaaatgCAGCTCATTTGTACTCTTACCACACGCAGACGCCCGTTATGTCTTTTTCACAGTGTATCCACACAAGCAGGAGCCACCGCAGTATTCCCACCCGTCGCGCTTTCCGTCCGCCATGGTAGTAACGGACAACAACAGCCTCAGCAGCCTCAGCTCGATGTCCTCCACCAAACAGGTCAGTCGTGTGCTCCTCACCGCTTTGCttcatgtgtttttttcatAATATGTGATAACTTTCTGTGGAATATGTagctgtgtgtgcttgtgtgttctGCATGCAGTTTCGTGTCCTGTGTGTTCTGTCATGCTTTTGTTGAAGAAAGTTGAAGCATTAGGGCCTGCAGTTTCCAGATGATCTGTTTTGTttgggaaataaaaaagaaaatcagcaaatcatttttttttcttaattattaatcacacacttatGTGCACAAAATGCAGATTATCATTAAAAGACATGATTCTAGTTAATGTCCACAGTGAGCACTATACTAATCCCAGCTGATAGTTGTGTTCATTCTGACAATTTATTTAATCCCTGTCATATTAGGATGCTCCTGTAAACAAGATGGTGCAACTGGGGGGTCTCAACTGGGTAAATACTGTTTAAATAAAAGTCACTTAATAATCCTGCACTGTGGTGAAGTGAAATGGTTTCCTTTTTTCAATCTTGCCTGACCGAATCTGTAGACGTAGGATGCTTTTTACAATTCGATGCAAACAGAATGCGTACAAAATGACTAATGAAGGAACGGAGAGAAACGAGACAATTAGAATGAGAAAGGTTCATTTGAAAGTCAGGAATTGTAAAGGGGCCACTTCAGTTTATCCATGCTCTCTGCACATCTGAATCAGTAAAGCAAGCAAGTATAGCGATACTCCTCAGAATACCCATTTCCTTTGAACAGCCTGACTGACCAGTCACCCGTGCTCTCTAGCCACAAGCCTTCTGAAATATAAActgctctttctcttctctctctttgcttcttttcctttccatcACCCACTCATACCTACCActattttttcctttattctCATTCctcttcccttttctttttatttttttaatctcccCCAATATATCcacttctctctttccctctgccCACTCTCTTTCCTCCACTCTCGGACCAGCGCTCAGCATATCAGACCAGGAAATGACCCTCGCTCTTAATTAAAGCTAGTGTGTCACTCTTTTTCCCCTGCCGTGGGGCGGCATGTGGTTCACTAATTCCCTCTTCCCCTTTCCGACTTCTCCCCACCTGCCATGAGCGCTCTAGCCTGAAATGCAGTCCTCACTCAACTGCTTTCACACGCTCAATTTCCCACGCTGCACCGGTGATGGCCACTGGCTGAAGAACTGACGTGACTTGGCCTTAATGTCAGATAGTGCTCTTCACtgcgtctcacacacacacacacacacacacacacaatttatgaTATTTGTAACATTTAGCAACACATGCCATCAAAtaattaattgtattttaatatcTATATAGTGAGTTGTTTACGAGGTACTGAATGTGCCTCAGGTATGTCATACCTCAACCTAAGAAGGCACTTTCAGGTTCTCCTCTCTCTTATCAGAGCCCTTGTATTTGACTTGGGAGGTATAACAAATGGCACTGGGCTTTCTAGGGGATATTACAAACCCACTTTGGCTTTATTGCCCTCCTGTTTGCCCTTTTTCTCTCACACCAAACACCCCCTCTACTCATAGAGCAGCATCTGAAGGCTCTAGTCCCGGCAGCTGGCCGACACCTTTATCAGGTGGGACTGTTTGTTGGCCAGCGGGTCATAACGGGGTCACGTGCCTCCGCCCATTcggggaaagagagaaatagaaataggAGGAGGTTTTATTCAGGAGGTTTTATTGGTAAAAAACACGAGGCATGAGAGctgataatttttttaaaagtctgACATCTGttaattttatcattattaGCACTATGTATAGCACTGTGCATTAAAGTCTGAccatttgctctttttttttctttctctctttgtcgaCAGTGTCCTCTGCAAGCCTGGTGAGCATATCCACCTGACTTCCTCAATGCCTAGCAACAGGAGCACATTTCTCTGGCGCTCTCCCTGCTGTATCTGTGGCAACTCCTAATCACTGGCAGCAGTTCACTGGAAGATGAACTGGTCACTAATGTAGGGACTGAAAAAAAAGAGGCGAGCAATCAGAAAGAACACTCTAAGAGGCTTGGTCTAATCATACCATGGAGAGATGGGAGGATCGTCTGGAAATGACTGCAGCCGATCAGTTTCTGAGCTAGCCTTTTCTAACAGTGTTTTGCTTCCAGCCACCAAAATAAAACGAGGATGATTCTGACATCTTTTAGGAACAAATGGAAATGGTGTGCAGTGATGGTGTGAAACTGGCATGATTTTGTAGTCTTGCAGGGTTAGTGGGAATGCCAAAGGATAACCATTGCTCCATTTCTGACTCTTTAATGGACTTTAAGAAGGCTTCTTCTCATCCGGGATCTGGACTGTCAGCAGCGAGCTCACCTAGACATAGATAATCAGTTTTTGACAAATGACAAtcagcttatttttattttcaacatgTGTGTCAGGTCTTTTCTCGGGGTAGAACATTATGGACTGAATGCGTTGGATTTTCCTGCATTTAAATTGCAGTGGGTCTTCCATTTGTGTGGTTAATATGAGTAGTGACTATTCTGTACAGATGTAAATATGAATGATATGAAAATTATGAATGAGTTATAAGTCTTAAAAGATGTACATATTTCAGTccatatctttttcttttttttcttttttttcatcaaactgTGATTTAGAAATGACAATCTTTAGAACAGAAAGGACTATGCAATGTACTGAATGGCACAAAAAATAGTGGGATTATTCCCTTTTCTGCagatcacactcacaccagcAAAACTACAGGACAATAGCTTGTCAAAGCCAAGCTGCAGATATTGCACAatttttcccttctttccttTATGGCATCTGAGAATGCCTTGAAATATTATGAAAATGAACCTGTAACATAATGCCAttattctgttataatataatataaatattagtgTTGGTATCACAGGCAGGTTATTGTGAGCCTGTTGCTGCATTAGATGGACATTAAGAGGCTGATAGTTGTGAGTAAGATGGTTGTCCGTCATCAGGACCTGGTCACCAGGACAAACAGTATTACCCACTTATGCAACTCAGAAGTACACAAGACATGATGTAATAACCCATGAAGTCAAACACTGGACACCACATGCATTAAATTTATTAGTGGACTGCTAGATATGTAGATAGAtgattgtatattattattattattattattattattattattattattattattattatttagatatgGAAAAGGGAAGAATGTGAATTTGTTGGTTTGCTTTGCTCTTTTAACTCCTGTTGTTCTTACTTTCCAAaaggtcattaaaaaaaagaaaaataatgctTTTATGAAGCATACGCCACTTGgttactcacaaacacaaatcatTAGATTTTCTCAGTCgtgtattatttttgtataaaaaatgaaaatcaatcttttaaaatcattatttataCTGTGAGGGAAAAATGATGATGTCTCAAGTAAAGGCTCTTTCCAAGACCAGTGATAGTGagtttttcttctgtttctgttcatcTTTTGCTgtctgtggaatgtgtgtgtatgtgtgtgtgtcacagtaaaGATAGCAGATGGTATCAGTATTGAGAGCCTGTTCCAGATTTTCTCCTGGCTCTTACTAAGTCTTTGTgtttcacaattttatttagaaatgtcCCGACTAACACTTTCTTTCAGGAAGAAAGTTTCAGGAATGTGTATCTATTGAactccacacacctcctatTCCTGACAAGCATTGTTTGTATAACTTATCTGCAGGACTGAGATCTCAGTGTTTGATGATGCATCACATTGTCTGTGGCTGGTGTATTTGCTAATGTGTGTTTTCTGCCCCAGCAGTACAATATGACACACTAAGTACATAACCCTTGAAGCAGGAAGGTTTGGAGAGAAAGCAAAGCttttatatgtgtttatattGCGCTGAAgaaatttgtgggaacaatgTTGAATATTCAAAACATGCCTGCCGAAAACATAGTAGCGGAATATTAAAAGCGACGCTCCGTCAGGGCTGTGCGTTTCACCTCCCTCATACTGCTCTCCTCCTGATCTAAAaccaacagtttctgaaattccCATCATAATGAACAAATGTGGGTGATATAAACACTGTGCTAATGAAAGCCACGGTCAGGACACAGCACACAGCTTTAATCATTTCAGCTTGTTGCTGGCATTTTTCCATCAACAACCTCTTCACTCTCAGGCACTGGGTGATGAATGACTGGGATTCTTCTCAAACATAATCTAATATCTTTTTGGTTCCTGATAATTGGACAATGTCGCTTAAAAAGTCAGCTTTACAGCAAACATACAAGATGTACAAGATCTTCTAATCTTCCTGTCCTTGGGTGAAGAACAAACATGTGATTAGTAAGTGATAAATGGTTAATATAGTTGGATTTCTAGCATGTAGCTGTTTGATTAAAGTCTAAAGAGACAACTCGTTTCCTTAATGATGTATTTCAAAGAAATTGAGAAATATTTAAAAGGGCCAAAAACCTGTATGCCTCTTCTACAGAttattcaaaaacaaaacaaaacaaactccaCAATAATTTAACTAATAAtttaattgaatgaatgaaatattatattatatatatatatatatatatattttttttttttttttttttttttttttttacaatttttcacAAATTTGCCCAAAGAGACAGTCGGAATGATAACatttaggtgtgttttt
The window above is part of the Hemibagrus wyckioides isolate EC202008001 linkage group LG17, SWU_Hwy_1.0, whole genome shotgun sequence genome. Proteins encoded here:
- the hnf1ba gene encoding hepatocyte nuclear factor 1-beta-A isoform X2, producing the protein MLANMVSKLTSLQQELLTALLDSGVTRDVLIQALDDMEPSTASYGVKLENLHMSPSAAKTNGNDVETKPVFHTLTNGHSKGKLSGDEGSEDGDDYDTPPILKELQSLNTEEAAEQRAEVDRMLAEDPWRAARMIKAYMQQHNIPQREVVDVTGLNQSHLSQHLNKGTPMKTQKRAALYTWYVRKQREILRQFNQAPQGSGSSMTDKGSQDQVLLLFPEFSQPGPGMGQPGDDVATEPALKKLRRNRFKWGPASQQILYQAYERQKNPSKEEREALVEECNRAECLQRGVSPSKAQGLGTNLVTEVRVYNWFANRRKEEAFRQKLAMDAYGGQSINTLLTHSSPHHSQASTSPPSKMQAIRYNQGPSDVSSSSTINHHSMTSSQSVLQQVSPGALDPSHGLLSPDAKMISVSGGGLPPVSTLTNIHSSHHAHQQTQNLIMPISGVMAIAQGLSTSQAQTVPVINSVAGSLATLQPVQFSQQLHSSHQQSLMQQSHSHMSQQPFMATVTHSHMYPHKQEPPQYSHPSRFPSAMVVTDNNSLSSLSSMSSTKQCPLQAW
- the hnf1ba gene encoding hepatocyte nuclear factor 1-beta-A isoform X1, yielding MLANMVSKLTSLQQELLTALLDSGVTRDVLIQALDDMEPSTASYGVKLENLHMSPSAAKTNGNDVETKPVFHTLTNGHSKGKLSGDEGSEDGDDYDTPPILKELQSLNTEEAAEQRAEVDRMLAEDPWRAARMIKAYMQQHNIPQREVVDVTGLNQSHLSQHLNKGTPMKTQKRAALYTWYVRKQREILRQFNQAPQGSGSSMTDKGSQDQVLLLFPEFSQPGPGMGQPGDDVATEPALKKLRRNRFKWGPASQQILYQAYERQKNPSKEEREALVEECNRAECLQRGVSPSKAQGLGTNLVTEVRVYNWFANRRKEEAFRQKLAMDAYGGQSINTLLTHSSPHHSQASTSPPSKMQAIRYNQGPSDVSSSSTINHHSMTSSQSVLQQVSPGALDPSHGLLSPDAKMISVSGGGLPPVSTLTNIHSSHHAHQQTQNLIMPISGVMAIAQGLSTSQAQTVPVINSVAGSLATLQPVQFSQQLHSSHQQSLMQQSHSHMSQQPFMATVTHSHMYPHKQEPPQYSHPSRFPSAMVVTDNNSLSSLSSMSSTKQDAPVNKMVQLGGLNWCPLQAW